GCCGCAGATTTTCCGCCACCTTGCGGTAGGGGGCGATGTCGGCAAAACTGAAGACAAGCTTGGTAGTGCAGCCCGCCAGAGCTTGCGCCAACCGCTCAACCCGCTCCAGCAAATCCTCGCAGGAAAGCATACGGCTGCCGGGATTGGCGGCCAGCATAAGAGGGTCGAATCGCCACACCACGCGATCCGGTCCCACCGCTTCCGCCAGACGCCGGAATGTCTCCACCCGACGCGCCAGCGGCGGCACCCCCGGTTCCCATCCTTCGGTCTCATAGTCGTTGAGCGTGTATTGCACGTAGGAAGCAAGGCCGCGCGCCTCCACGGCAGGCAGATGCGCAATGAGGGGCAGCGGATTTTTGCTCCAAAAAACCACCGCCCGCGCACGCGCCATGGAGACATACTGCGGCTTGCCGCTGAAGGGATTGACCCAGCACGCATAGCCAGCCTCCAGCCTTTTCATGAACCAGGGCATATAGAAGGCGGGAACGTCCGTGGCGCGGCTCACCGCCAGCAGGGTGGGCGCTACTGCCCGCACGGGGCCGGACGCGGCATTGATGGTGACAAGAGGCCATTTCATGCGCGCAGTGTGTCAAGGGCGCGGGCGGCCGTCAATACGTGCATGGGGGGATGCCTGGGGCACATATGCTCTGCCGTCGGGCACGGCACAAATACGTGCATGGGGGGATGCCGTGGGCACATATGCCCTGCCGACGGGCACGCCGCCATACGCGCATGCGGGAGCCGCCGGATGTCACGTGTGCCGCCGCCGGAGTCCCCGCGCTTCCACGCCGCCACACGCCGCGCCTCCTGGCCGGGGTGGCGCGGTTGCCCGACCGCACAAAGGAGCCCTGTCTGACGCCGTCGCGGCAGGCCCGTGGGGTGACGCCATAGGCTTGTTTTGACAAATTTCATGCAGTTGCTATTGTCCCAACAGAACCCCATGCGGATAAAACTTTAAACACATTGGTATTGCATGTCGTTTCTTTCATGGCTGCAACGCATCTTCACACCGCCCTCCACTGGCGACCATGACCTCGATAACGGAGGCCAGGGTCTTCAGTGGAACCAAAATGCCCGCATCGTGCTGGCCATTATCATCGTCATACTTTCGGCCTTCGTGGTCTACAGGATACTGTCCTGATGTCAAAAAAACTCTGGCGTCTCACTGTGCGTGATGATTTTTCCGCCGGGCATGCCCTGCGCCACTATGAAGGCAAATGCGAGCGCATGCACGGCCACAACTTTGCCGTGGAGCTTACCGTTGAAGGCAGCCAGCTTGCCGCTGGCACGGAAATGCTGCTGGACTTCAAGGTGCTGAAAAAGGGTCTCAAAATCGTGCTCGACGCCCTGGACCACCGCCTGCTCAACGAAACCCCGCCCTTTGACCGCATCAATCCCTCGTCCGAAAATCTGGCGCGCCATATCTGGCAGGGCATGGAGGCGCATCTGGCCGCCCACGACGATCCCCAGGCCCGACGGGTGCGCCTGCACAGCGTCACGGTTTCAGAAAAAGGCGCTCAAAGCGCCACCTATCTGGAAACGGACTAGCGGTATCGCCCTCGCGGAGCGCTCCCATGCCACAGGCCCTCTGTCTTCTGCACGCCAATTGCCAGGGCGAAGCCCTGCTGCCCCTGCTGCAAAATACTCCGGCCTTTGCGCGGCGCTTTACCGTCCGCCACTATGTCAATTACACGCGGGAACATATCGACAGCCAGGACTTGAGCCAGTGTGCGCTCTTTCTGTATCAAAGGCTGGCCCCCAAATGGGGCGACATTTCCACAGAGCAGATCCTTCCCCGGCTGCCCAAAAGCTGTCAGGCCATCGAAATTCCCAACCTTTTCTTCAAGGGCTACTGGCCGTTCTGGACCAGCAAAACATCCATCAATTTTGGCGACAGCCTGTTGGAGAGCCTGCTTGAGCGGGGGCTGAGCCCGGAAGAAGCGCTGCACGTCTACCTGCGCGCCACGCCGGGCATGATGGGCGACCTGTCCGCCGTGGCGGAAGAAAGCCTGCGCCGCGAAGAAGAAAAACAGGCCCAAAGCCCCATTGTCTGCGCGCCCCTGCTGCGCGAACTGTGGCAAAAGGAACAGCTTTTCATTACCGTCAACCATCCGGGCCGCACACTGATGTTCCATATGGCCGACAGCCTGTTGCGCCTGCTCGGGCTGGGCGGCCTGCCGCAAGCCGTCCGCCGCGCCTACGCGCATCCCCTTGAGGATTTCTGGCTGCCCATACACCCCGAAGCGGGCACGCTGCTGGGCCTGCCATTCGCCAGCCCCGCACGGCGTTACCCCGTCTACCAGACCAGCCTGACCCACGCCCAGTACACGAGCTGTTATCTGGCATGCAAAAGCCACGATACGCCGGATTTGATAACCTTTTTAAAAAACCTGCCGCCCGGGCCTACCGCCTGAGCGGAGAACGAAGGAGTTCTTCATGAAGGTGCTTCTTATCAACGGCAGCCCCCATCCCAAGGGCTGTACTTTTACGGCGCTGTCCACCGTTGCGGCGCAACTGAAAAAAAACGGCGTTGAAAGCGAACTGATCCAGATCGGTTCCAAGGCCATACGTGGCTGTATCGCCTGTGGAAAATGCAAGGATACTGGCTACTGTGTTTTCAAGGATGATCCCGTCAATGAAGTCATTGACCTTTTGCGCGCCGCCGACGGGGTGGTCGTGGGTTCGCCCGTGTACTACGCTGGCCCCAATGCCACCCTCTGCGCCCTGCTGGACCGCATGTTCTTCATGAAGTCCGCGCCCTACGCCTTCAAACCAGCGGCGGCCGTTGTAAGCTGTCGCCGGGGCGGGGCTAGCGCGTCCTTTGACAGGCTGAACAAGTACTTCACCATTGCCCGCATGCCCGTGGTCGCCTCCCAGTACTGGAACTCCGTGCACGGCAACAATGCCGAGGAAGTGGTGCAGGATAAGGAAGGCATGCAGATCATGCGCACCCTTGGCGACAACATGGCCTGGCTCATCAAGTGCATTGCCGCCGGCAAGGCCGCCGGAGTCAATCCGCCCGCCATTGAAGCCTGGGAAGCCACCAACTTCATCCGCTAACTATTATAGTGTTACGTTGAAAAACGTTGTGGGGGAGGGACCCTTTTGCAAAAGGGTCGCCTCCCCCACGCCCCCACCCCCTAAAACTCTTAAGGTCAGTGTGTGTTGGCGTAGTACAAGACGCTTTCTGCTCTGAAACGAATTTTGAAGGCAGATCAGAGCGCCTCCGTGAAAAACACTCCAGGCACCAGAACGCACACAAGCCCGAAGGTCTAGGCCTCCGGGCTTGTGTGCAAGATATATCCGGCTCGCGCCTGTTACGGCTTCAAAGGCACAAGGGCCTTATAGGGGCCGCGCATTTTGTAGATAAAGTCTGCCATCTTCAGGTCGCCGCTGACCAGCATCATGAGCAGTACGCCAGAGGACTTGTCCTCGCGCACAATGCCATACCCCTTGACGCCCTGCTGCTCAAAGGTGAATTCCCACTGCCCCTGACGCAGCACGGGGGTGCTCCCTCCCAGTCGTTGCGCATTGGCCCTGGCGGCGGTTTCGGCTTCTCCCGCTTTGGCAGGCCCCACGATAATGAGGATTGAGGACTTATGTTCCTTTTGGCCAAGCAGAACCTGAATGGCATCCTTGACCTTGCTTGGCCCGTTAACAACGACCCAGTTGGCAGGCAATTCTATGCTGTAGTACTTTGTCGTCACAGGCACGGCCTGGGCGCTGCCCGCCAGAGGGGGCAGAACCATCAAGGCCAACAGGCAGAACATTGCCCATGACATTTTGAAGCGGCAAAAAGACTGCATGGCGTTCTCCAGTATTTTCCAAAGTAATTTCATGATGAAGATGCCCTGGTGGACGCATGGGCAGGCATGACGCACGGTTGCAAGCGCGCTTTCAGCCCTTGCCTTGAAGGCCGCGTCCTTACGGGCCGGGCCGTCCTGCGCGGAGCAATGTACCTTTTACATTACCCTAATGGCGCTCTGGCGGCTGCCTGGGCAGACATCCGCTACTGAGGCGTAAGCGCAGTTCATCTGCGCAATTAAACGCCGTAGTGAGCGTGTCGTAAACGTTGAGAATGTACATTCTGAACGGTAATCTGCTCCAGATTGCGCGGCGCTGAAAAAACAGATCACCCTTTGTTTGCGCCAGCCCGCAACGCGGTGAGCGTATGCATCTTTTGCGGCCGCACATTTTCAAGGGGAATTTTTACAAAAAATCTCACATGGATCACTGTACGGCCCGCAGGCGTTCATGTCTATAAAAAGGGTTTTGCCACCCCTTGCCCGGCGCGGACAATGTTTGTAGTATCGCGTTCCAGTGAGGGGTACCATGCTGCAAAAACTGAATTCTTTTCGTTCAAAGCTCTACGTTTACCGTTTTGAGCTGCTGATGACATCCCTTCTGTGCGTCTTTGTTTTCAATATCTTTTTTCCCGACAATATCTATGGCGGCATGGCCCAGTCCATCTACCTGCCCTTTCAGTTGCTGGCTGGCCTGGTGCTTTTTGAATTCAAAAGGCGCGTCATCTGGCTTGTGGTGCTTTTTGGCGTGCTGCTGATGATCTGCCGATCGCTGAATCTCTTTTTTGCCAGCAGCCTGCTGGCCGAAGTGCTGCTGCTCTACATCTGCTTTTTCGGCAGCGTGACTCTGGAGGTTTTCCGGCAGATAGCCCACGCGCAAATGGCCGGCACACGCATGATATACGCGGCCATCTGCGGCCTCATGCTCATCGCCTATTGCGGATTCTATCTCTTTTTGGCCATCGAATTTGCCAACCCCGGCTCCTTCAATGGCCTCGGCGCAGGCGAAAACGCCATTAACGATCTCTTCTATTTCAGCTACATCACCATCTTGACCATTGGCTACGGCGACATCACGCCACACACCTGGATAGCCAAAAATGCGGTCGTGCTGGTGGGTTTTATCGCCTATGTCTATTCCATTGTGGTCATAGCCACCATTGTGGGCAGGGTACAGCGCACGCCGCACTCCTCGCCCGCCGGACCGGCAACCGGCATACCCGTTGCGCAGCCCCACCCTTCTGCACATCAGGCGGCACACCCGGCGGCGCATTTGGCGGCACACCCGGCAGATTCGCATCATGAAGGCCAAGCCGACCCGCTGGCCAAATCTCCGGCCGGGCCGCAAATTGACCCGCCTGTTGCTTCGCCTGTTGACCCGCGTTGACTCGCATGTTGACCCGCAGACGGGCCAGCGCACGCCGCAGACAGCGCAGCACGCGCCCCAAGACGCTGACTCCACGCGCCATCGGGCATAAGCGCTCCAAAGGTCAAAAAACGCCTACTCCGGCGCAACCGCGCACATACCTTGAGCAGATACGTTGCGCAAGTAAATTACGCAGACAGGCCGCGCTGCGTCTTTTAACGCAAACGCCCGTTCGTGCAGCCGCTGGGGCAATTTCACTTTGAAACTGCCCTAGGCCTTGCGCCTGAACATCCATACGGCCACGCTCACTGTCACAATGCTGATGCAGGTGATCTTGCCCAGGCTGACAGCCGCTGCGGCCACGGTTATGTCTTTAAGAAAAACGCCCTGAATGATGGTCGTAAAGTGCCGCAACGGGTTCAACTGGCTGGCGTGCTGCAAAAAAACCGGCATGTTCATGATGGGCGTCACGCCTCCCGAAATGAGTATGCAGGGCACCCCCACGGTAAACGCGCCCAGAAAGGCCTGCTGCTGCGTGGCCGACAGGGAGGACACCATAAGTCCCACCCCGCCCGAAGCCGCCGCGAACACCAGCATGGCCAGATAGAGCAGCACCACGGAGCCTGTGAAGGGCACGCCGAAGCCCAGTACCGATATGACCAGAAATATGGTTCCGTGCACCATGCCCACAAGACAGCCCGGCACAAGTTTGGCCAGGGCAATTTCTGTGGGTATGGCGGGCGACACCAGCAGTTGGTCAAACGTGCCCACCTCGCGCTCGCGCGCCACTGAAAGCCCCGTAACCACCAGCCCCAGCATGAAGCTCAGCATGCCAATGAGGTTGGGCAGAAAAAACCACTGAAATTCCAGATTGGGATTGAACCAGCAGCGCATGCGTATGTCCAGCCGGGGCACTTCTGCGGCAGCGCTTTGCATGACCTGGCCGCGTGGCGTGGCAGCCGCCACCTGGGCCACGATGCGCTCGAAATAATAGGCAGCGATCTGCGCGGCATTGGAGCGCCGCCCGTCCAGAATAACCTGGGCCTGCGCCGGTTCGCCCTTTTCGATATGTCTCGAAAATTCCTCGTCAAAAACCAGCACAAAAAGCGCCCGTTGCCGATCCGCCACTGGGCGTATCTGCCCTTCTCCCTGCAAATGGGTCACGCTGCGAAAGGTGGGCGATCCCTCAAGGGCGTGTATGATGTCCCTGCTCCAGCGCCCGCTGTCGTGATTCAGCACGGCCACATCCACATTGCGCACCTCCATGGTGGCAGCCCAGCCAAAGATGACGATCTGCATAAGCGGGGGCACGATGATAAGAAGGCGCGAAACCTTGTTGCACAAAAGAACCAGCAGTTCCTTGCGCACAATAATGGCCATGCGGCGCAGGTTCAGGCGGGGGAATAACTGGCTCAGACGAGCCGCCCCTCTTGCAACCAAGCCCCTGCCCGCAGTGGAAGCCCCCCCCAGACGCCGCGCCATCACACATCCAGCCTTTTGACGAGGTTTTTGTACACCAGCCCGAGCAATATGGCGGCCAGCAGGCCCATAAAAGCCAGACTGGGGCCGAAAATCGCCCAAACGTCGCCCGTAAGAAAAATGGTGCGCAGACAGGTGTTGAAGTAGCTGGCGGGCAGCAGCCTGGTAATGGCCTGAAGCACAGGAGGCATGCTGTTGATGTCAAAAACAAAACCCGACAGCAGCAGGGCGGGCAAAAAACCGGAAAACAGTCCGGCCTCCGCAGCCACAAGTTGCCCGCGCAAACTGACGGAAATAAGCAGCCCCTGCCCAAGCGCGCTGAGCATAAATACAGAGGATAACAGCAGCAATATCCACAACGAGCCGCGAAACGGCACGGCAAAGAGCAGCACCGCCGCTGTGGCGCACAGGGCCATGCTGAACATGCCCATGCAGAAATAGGGAATGAGCTTGCCCAGCAAAAGCTGCATGCGGCTCACAGGCGTGGCGAACATGGCCTCCATGGTGCCCCTCTCCCACTCGCGGGCAAAAACCAGTGAGGTCAGCAGGGTTCCGATGAGCGTCATGATGACCGTAATGGCCCCCGGCACCAGAAACTGCACGCTCTTGGCCGCCGGGTTGAACCAGAAGCGGGGTTGGACGATTATGGGCGGTTCGGCCGCCACGCCGCCGGGCAGGGCCGTGGTCTGCCACCTGGTCACAAGACCCTGGCTGTAACTCTGGATATACTGGGCCGTATTGGGTTCCGAACCGTCCACCAGCACCTGCAGCTCACCCACGCCGCCGCGCTCCAGCGCCGCGTCGAAATCCTGCCTGAACACCAGAATCCCCTGCACTTCTGAGTCGCGCATGAGGCGGGCGGCCTCGTCCATGCCGCTGACCCCGCGCGTGGAAAACCAGGGGGAATGCGCAAAGTCCGCCGCGAGATCAAGGGAATGTCTGCCGCCGCTTTCATTGAGCACCGCAAGACGCAGTATTCCCGCATCCAGCGTGATGCCGTACCCGAACAGCAGCAGAAAGACAAAAGGCAGAACCCCGGCCACCAGATAGGAGGACGGGTCGCGCACGATCTGCTGAAACTCCTTGCGGACAAGAGCAAGCAGTTGTCGGAGCCAGAGGTTTTGCTTCATATGCCTTTTACCCTAGAGCATTTTGCTTTTGAAACACTCCCTGTTTCAACGCATCATTCTGGCGAAAAACGTGGTTTGCGCCAGCCATCAGCAGGCTGCTCGCTCTATTAACAATTGCTGTCTTAATCCGTAGCTTCCTTCGTCGCAACGGCTAAAGCTCGCCAGAATCCACGCCACTTCGTGGCGGCTGCCGCCTTCGCGTCAGCAGAGCAATTTCAAGCGGCAGCCGTTAGGCGACGAAGAAGCCTTACGGATGGCGACAGCATCGCTAGTGAACTTGCTCTAAAAACAAAGGGCGGTGCCGCGCCTTGGGGCAGCGCGGACATTCCAGTATCGCGCCAGTATGGCGCATGCCCTACTGGGGATGCTGCCTGTCATACTCTTCAATACTGGCGATAAAGGCCTCCTCCAGCGTGGGGTCTTCCACTGTTTTACAGGAGGCCTTGAGTTCGTCGGGCGTGCCCATATGGATCATGGCCCCACGGTAGATGAGAGCTATGCGGTCGCAGTATTCGGCTTCTTCCATAAAGTGCGTTGTGACCAGAACGGCCGCTCCGGCTGTGGTCATGGCCGAAATATGCTTCCAGAAGTCACGGCGGGTGCGGGCGTCCACGCCGGAGGTGGGCTCGTCCAGAAAAAGCACGGGCGGCTCGTGCAGTGTGGCGCACAAGAGGGCCAGGCGCTGCTTCTGGCCCAGAGGCAGGTCAGCGGTGCGGCTGTGCAAAAAATCCTGCAACTCAAGGGCCCCGGCCAGCACGGGCAAAAGTTCGTCACGCCGCTGACGGCTCAGACCGTACAGTTCCGCAAATATTTTTATGTTTTCCGTCACCGGAATGTCGGGGTACAAAGAAAACTTCTGCGCCATGTAGCCCAGGCGGGCGCGGGCATTGCTGCCCGCCGTGAGCAGATCCATGCCCGCAACCGCGCACTGGCCCGATGTGGGCCGTGAAAGACCGCAAAGCATGCGAAAGGTGGTGGATTTGCCCGCCCCGTTGGGGCCAAGAAGGCCGAAAATCTCGCCGGGCCGCACGGAAAAACTGATGTCGCGCGCGGCGGTAAAGTCGCCGAATTTTTTGGTGAGGCTGCTGGCTTCGATGCTTGGTGAGGGCTGGGACTCTGCCGGGGCGTCACCCCCCGCGCCGGGTGCGGAGCCAGCCAGCGCTCCAGCAGGGCCAGCCAGCGCGCCTGCGGAGCAAGACTGTGCGCCTGCCGAATGGGCCGGATCAGGCTCTGCACCGGGCACGCCAGCCCTTGCGCCGGACGAGTCCGCCGAGCCGGGAGCGCCGGATACTCCTGACGCGCCGGAGCCGTTTATCGCATACAGCCTGCCGTATGGCGAAGGATTCTGGTTGATGCCGCCCACAGCGCTCATATAGGCGTCTTCAAAACGCGGTGACACGGGTTCGCCGCCTTTTTCCCGAACATCGCGTCCCAACTCCGGGGAAGCGTCTCTGGCCAGCACCAGGCGGATACGGCTGCCCTGAACAAGGGCGTCCTCAATACCGGGGCGCATACTCCAGATGGCCAGCTCCCGCCGGTGGGCTCCTGCGGGCGTTTTAAGCAGAAAAACCCTGTCCCGCGCCCTGTCCGTGAATTCCTGCGGGGCACCGGAATAAAGAACCCCGCCCTTGTCCAGAACAACCACCTGCGGGCAGCGTTCGGCTTCATCCAGATAGGCTGTGGCCCAGATCACGGTCATGCCGTCGCGACTCAGATCCTGCACCATCCGCCACAGTTCGCGGCGCGACTGCGGGTCCACGCCCACGCCCGGCTCGTCCAGCAGCAACAGGCGGGGCGACCCCAGGAGCGCGCAGGCAATGCCAAGCTTTTGCTTCATGCCGCCAGAAAGACGCCCGGCCAGCCTGTCCGTAAAGGGAGCCAGCGACGTGAACTCGAGAAGGCGGTCAAAAAGCTCCTGGCGGGCCTGCCCTTCCAGCCCGCGCAAACTGGCGTGCAAACGCAGGTTGCCCATGACGGTGATGTCTTCGTACAGGCCGAAGCGTTGCGGCATATATCCGATGCTGTTGGCGCTTTCGCTCAAAAGTTTGTCTGGGGCTTTGCCAAAAACGCGCACCTCGCCGCTCGTTGGAAGCATGAGCCCCGCGAGGATGCGCATAAGGGTGGTTTTGCCAGCCGCATCCGGCCCCACAAGTCCGGTTATGCGCCCGGCGGGCACAGTGGCCGAAACGCCGCTCAGCGCTGTTACGAGGTGGGCGCCCTTGCCGAAAGTCATGCCCAGATCACGCAGTTGTACGGCCGCTTCACCCTCGGAGGAAGGGTTTTGAACCGCTGTGGCCACGCTCATGATCCGGCGGCCTCGTCAACAACAATGGTGACGGGCATGCCCTGTCGCATGAGGTTTTCAGGGTCAGCGACCTGCACCCGCAGGCGGTACACCAGCGCGGTGCGCACCTCGCGTGTTTCCACGGTTTTGGGCGTGAATTCCGCCGTGGGAGAAATAAAACCCACTGTGCCGGGAAAACTTTTGCCCGGAGCCGCATCCACCATGACGCGCACAGCCATGCCCGGCTTGATGCGCCCCAGGTTCGGCTCGTCCACATAGGCACGCAGCCAGACCGGATCCGTGAGGGTCAGCGTATATACCGTCTGCCCCTCCTGCACAATGGCTCCGGCCTCGCGGGCGCGGGTGAGCACAATGCCCTTTTGCGGAGCGGCAAGCACGCTGTCGTGCAGCCGTATTTCCACCCGCTTCAGGGCGGCTTCCGCGCCAGCCACGGCGGCGCGCTGCGCCAGCACGTCCTCTTCCCTGTAGCCGGAAAGCAGCATATCCAGCTGATCCTGGGCAGAACGGAGCTTTGCCGCCGTTTCGCGCGATTGGGCACGGGCATTGTCCAGCTCTTTCTGGGAAATGGCGTTGGAAGAACGCATGGCTGCGACGCGGCGCAGATTGATGGCGGCATTTTCAGACAGGGCCGTGGCCGCGTTTACCGCAGCCCTGGCCTGGGCAATCTCCTCAACCCGGTACCCGCGCTCAAGGCGGGCCAGAGCGGCCTTTTCGCCCTCAAGACGGGCAGCGGTCTCATCCCGCTGCTGGGTCAGCAGATCAGCGTCCAGTCTGGCCAGAGCCTGCCCTTCGGCCACGCTGTCGCCCTCATCCACCAGCACTTCGGCTATGCGCCCGCCAACGCGAAAGGCCAGGTCTACCTGGCGGATATCGACATTGCCGTATAGCGTAAGGCTGCCAGAGTGTCGGCCGTCCAGCCAGCGCCACAAAAAAAGGGCTGCCAGCACCAGAACCGCCACGGCAGCCACACTCACAACCTTGCGAGAAGTTTGCATGGGCCTCCCGATCCTTTAGAGCATTTTCGCATTGAGAATAGAATATCCATTCTCGCGGTAGCCGTTGCCCGCTTCGCGCTTAATAGCGCAAATAAATAGCGCTTACGTCTCGCTATGAGCACTTGCTCCCGCAGTCGTCAGAGCAATTTCAACATGAAAATGCTTTATGTTCGGCCGCCGCATACCACGTAAAGCGACCTGTACAAAACATACCCAGTGCCGCGCGCCTTGTCCACAGCGTTGCACATGAACGGCACCATAACGAGCCGCCCCCGGCATTGCTGCCGGGGGCGGAATTGGGGCGTATACAGACCTGTGAGGCTCAAGGGCAGGCAGAGGGCGCTTGACCCTCAGTTATCATATTTCAGAAGGATCGATGCCGCAGGCGCGGGCAACACCCGCTCCATACGCCGGGTCGGCCTTGGCGCAGTTACGGATATGCCGCAGTTTGATCATCTTGGGCGCGTCGCCCAGCTGACGGGCAGTATTACCGAAAAGGGCTTCCTGCTGTTCGGGCGTCATAAGGCGGAAGAGCTTGCCGGGCTGTTCGTAATAATCCTTATCATCGCAGGGATACGACCAGTGATCGGCGTCGCCGTTGATCTTGAGCGGCGGCTCGGCCGCACCCGGCTGTTCCTGCCACGCGCCGTAACTATTGGGTTCATAATTGGTATGGCCGCCGTAGTTGCCGTCCACCCGCATCTGACCGTCGCGGTGGTAGCTATGGAAGGGGCAGCGGGCCTTGTTAACCGGAATGAGATGATGGTTCACGCCCAGACGGTAGCGCTGCGCATCCCCGTAGGAGAACAGGCGCCCCTGGAGCATCTTGTCCGGCGAAAAACCTATGCCGGGCACGATGTTGGCGGGGTTAAAGGCTGCCTGTTCCACTTCTGCGAAGTAATTTTCGGGATTGCGGTTCAGTTCCATCACGCCCACTTCGTGCATGGGCACGTCCTTGTGGTACCAGACTTTGGTAAGGTCAAAGGGATGGTAGGGCAGCTTTTCGGCGTCAAGCTCTGGCATGACCTGCACAAAGAGTTTCCAGCGGGGGAAATCGCCCTTTGCGATATGTTCGAACAGGTCGCGCTGATTGCTGTCGCGATCACGCCCGATAATCTCCTGGGCTTCGGCGTCTGTGAGGTTTTTAATGCCCTGCTGGGTCTTGAAATGAAACTTGACCCAGAAGCGTTCATTCTTGGCGTTGATGAAACTGAAGGTATGGCTGCCAAAACCGTGCATGTGCCGGAATGAGGCCGGGATGCCACGGTCGCTCATGACCACGGTGACCTGATGCAGGGCTTCGGGCAGGAGAGACCAGAAGTCCCAGTTATCTTGGGCGCTGTGCATGTTGGTGTGCGGATTGCGCTTCACCACATGGTTAAGGTCGGGAAATTTGAGGGGGTCACGCAGGAAGAAGACAGGGGTATTGTTGCCTACAAGGTCAAAGTTGCCTTCATCAGTATAGAATTTGATGGCAAAACCGCGAATGTCGCGCTCGGCGTCGGCCGCGCCGCGCTCGCCAGCCACGGTGGAGAAACGAACAAAGAGATCAGTTTTTTTGCCTACCTGAGAAAAGAGCGAAGCCTTGGTAAAACGCGTTATGTCGTGGGTGACTGTAAACGTGCCGTAGGCTCCCGATCCCTTGGCGTGCATGCGCCTTTCCGGGATGACTTCGCGGTCGAAATGGGCCAGCTTTTCAAGAAACCATACATCCTGCAAAAGCATGGGCCCACGCGGCCCGGCGGTGAGAACCCTGTTGTTGTCGGCCACCGGCGCACCGGCATTGTTGGTGAGTTTGTTTTGATCGTTCGGCATTGTGGTCTTCTCCTTGGTTTGTCTGTGCGGGCCAAGGGGCGCTACTGCCTGCCCTGCCCAGACGATGACACGGAAAGAGCCTATTGTAAATAGTAATTATTACTATTTATCAACAATCCTTTAAACCTCCTCAAACTCCTTGAACTTTATGGATAAACTATTGCTTGACCGGTGTCTTACTGCGTAAAATGGGCTTGCCAAGGTTCAAACCTTCGCAGGCATGCGCCACTTCCGCCGCTCTGGCCTCATTCCCTCTCAAGAGTACCAGGATAACCAGCAGTTTGCCCGACCGCTGCAAGCGCGTTCTCAGGCCGCGCCCTTCAAGGCGCTGCCGCAGGCTGTCAACGCTCTCTTCATCCTTGAAAGCTCCAACCTGAAACACGTAATCAAACATATCGCCCACGGGCTGCAGGCTGTTCAGCACCACGGGGTGGTTTTTCTGGGGCTGCGCAGCTTGCCCCGCGTTTGCGCCCGCTGCGGGCGCCGTTGCGGGCGCGTTTGCCTGTGGACGCTGCCCGGCCGCCTGCGCCGCCGGAGTCCCGACAGGCTGCATGGCTGCAGCGGCGGGAGTGCGCGCCTGAGGCCCGTCAGTCATGCCTGGCGGCAGGCTTTCGCCACGCAGCACGCGGGCGAAACGCAGTTCTTCGGCGGCAAGAATTTTTTGCTTGGGAACGTCCTCTTCCGCCGGTTCCACGACAACACCTTTTTTCAGCGCGCCACCGGCTATACCGACCTGCGCCGGATGCCCCCGCCAGTAGGCTCTGCCGCTCATGACGCCGCCCACATAGGCAAGCGCTATGGCCGCCACAACAAGAAAACAGGCCGCCAGCAGCGAAGAGGGCCGCAGACACAGGCTTTTGGGAGAGTCTTGCTGGTCTGACGGAGAGTTACGTGACGCTGGAGGCATGATT
This DNA window, taken from Desulfovibrio sp. 86, encodes the following:
- a CDS encoding flavodoxin family protein, with protein sequence MKVLLINGSPHPKGCTFTALSTVAAQLKKNGVESELIQIGSKAIRGCIACGKCKDTGYCVFKDDPVNEVIDLLRAADGVVVGSPVYYAGPNATLCALLDRMFFMKSAPYAFKPAAAVVSCRRGGASASFDRLNKYFTIARMPVVASQYWNSVHGNNAEEVVQDKEGMQIMRTLGDNMAWLIKCIAAGKAAGVNPPAIEAWEATNFIR
- a CDS encoding WcbI family polysaccharide biosynthesis putative acetyltransferase; this translates as MPQALCLLHANCQGEALLPLLQNTPAFARRFTVRHYVNYTREHIDSQDLSQCALFLYQRLAPKWGDISTEQILPRLPKSCQAIEIPNLFFKGYWPFWTSKTSINFGDSLLESLLERGLSPEEALHVYLRATPGMMGDLSAVAEESLRREEEKQAQSPIVCAPLLRELWQKEQLFITVNHPGRTLMFHMADSLLRLLGLGGLPQAVRRAYAHPLEDFWLPIHPEAGTLLGLPFASPARRYPVYQTSLTHAQYTSCYLACKSHDTPDLITFLKNLPPGPTA
- a CDS encoding ABC transporter permease, whose translation is MARRLGGASTAGRGLVARGAARLSQLFPRLNLRRMAIIVRKELLVLLCNKVSRLLIIVPPLMQIVIFGWAATMEVRNVDVAVLNHDSGRWSRDIIHALEGSPTFRSVTHLQGEGQIRPVADRQRALFVLVFDEEFSRHIEKGEPAQAQVILDGRRSNAAQIAAYYFERIVAQVAAATPRGQVMQSAAAEVPRLDIRMRCWFNPNLEFQWFFLPNLIGMLSFMLGLVVTGLSVAREREVGTFDQLLVSPAIPTEIALAKLVPGCLVGMVHGTIFLVISVLGFGVPFTGSVVLLYLAMLVFAAASGGVGLMVSSLSATQQQAFLGAFTVGVPCILISGGVTPIMNMPVFLQHASQLNPLRHFTTIIQGVFLKDITVAAAAVSLGKITCISIVTVSVAVWMFRRKA
- a CDS encoding ion channel, translating into MLQKLNSFRSKLYVYRFELLMTSLLCVFVFNIFFPDNIYGGMAQSIYLPFQLLAGLVLFEFKRRVIWLVVLFGVLLMICRSLNLFFASSLLAEVLLLYICFFGSVTLEVFRQIAHAQMAGTRMIYAAICGLMLIAYCGFYLFLAIEFANPGSFNGLGAGENAINDLFYFSYITILTIGYGDITPHTWIAKNAVVLVGFIAYVYSIVVIATIVGRVQRTPHSSPAGPATGIPVAQPHPSAHQAAHPAAHLAAHPADSHHEGQADPLAKSPAGPQIDPPVASPVDPR
- a CDS encoding DUF1848 domain-containing protein yields the protein MKWPLVTINAASGPVRAVAPTLLAVSRATDVPAFYMPWFMKRLEAGYACWVNPFSGKPQYVSMARARAVVFWSKNPLPLIAHLPAVEARGLASYVQYTLNDYETEGWEPGVPPLARRVETFRRLAEAVGPDRVVWRFDPLMLAANPGSRMLSCEDLLERVERLAQALAGCTTKLVFSFADIAPYRKVAENLRRKGMTWRDFTPDEMRRMAAAIAAICARHGMRVATCGEKADLSAQGVEHNRCTDPELILQLTRRHPDVLELFGISASEQMLLPGASGILGEASGTEYPRDPGQRPTCLCVPCKDIGQYNTCPHGCVYCYANTSEAAARRSYQAHSVDGESIAELPGGRE
- the queD gene encoding 6-carboxytetrahydropterin synthase QueD; this encodes MSKKLWRLTVRDDFSAGHALRHYEGKCERMHGHNFAVELTVEGSQLAAGTEMLLDFKVLKKGLKIVLDALDHRLLNETPPFDRINPSSENLARHIWQGMEAHLAAHDDPQARRVRLHSVTVSEKGAQSATYLETD